GTCTGCATTGTTTATCTGTATCCTGAAATCAGTTATTACCGGATTCCCGTTGTAGGAATAGAGTCTGAGGTTTGAATTTAGATAGTTTATTATTGATTTCCCGGTTCTTGTCTCATTCTCTTCTGCGTGGAATTGCAGCAGTCTTTCTTGGCCTTGCACTGTGATCGGCCTGTCTGATAATGTGAGTTTTCTTGTCTTGTATCCCTGCGGCAGGTTGTCTATGAATATCAGTTTCCCTTCATCAGTCACGAATTGGATGTTCTCGAGAAGCGCTTCTCCTGTCTGGAACGGATAGTCGATGAGTATTGCGGCGTGCTGCTGCACTTCTTCGCTGCTTATGAGGATTGGATATTCCCTCACTTGTGTGAATGTCTCTGCTTTTAGGTTTTCCAGCACAAGCCCTGTGTAGTCTGTCACTTCCCGTGTTGTGAACAGTGAAGGTCTTGCGTAGATGAAGAACAGCGTCAGGAATAGCAGGAATATGCTCAGGCTGATCACCCAGTCTATCTGTGTCACTCCTCTTTTTTTCATTTTGGGTTTTGGTACTGATGGGCCCACTGGGAATCGAACCCAGGATCTTCGCCTTGTGAAGGCGACGTCATAGCCACTAGACCATGGGCCCAGTTTATTCTTTGATTATTCTTCAATATTTGACTAATTCCACTATAAAAGCATCTTCTGTGGGATATTCCTTTATAAGTGCTGGTATCAGACCCAGTTTTTTAATTTTACCTAATTCTTCCTTGTTTTCCCCTAGTTCTTTTATAAATAAAGGGCTTGTCAGTATCCTTGCCCTCTTTTGGTCAAGCTCTATCATCCCGTTAGGGATCTCATATCTCTTTTTGATATGCACCATTGCTTTTCTTAGCTTTGGCAGGTCTATCGCGTGGAACCTTGATTTTATGCTGCCGGGATAGAAAGCGCCCCTGTAGAGTATCCCGTCTTCAAGCATCACATCGAATCTCCTTTTCGCATTCTTTGCTCTTCTTTTTATTCTCTCTGTCATCTGCACCTTGTCTTTCAGCTTTGCTGTGCAGTAATGCACATCCAGCTTTGTGTTCTCGGCGCAGTATTTCAGTACCTTCTTGGCGCTCTCTTCTGATCCCTTCACCGCATATGAGACTTTGTTCTTCGTCAGGAGCCCTCTTTTGAGGAATTCCCCGATGTTGTCTTCGGATATCTCGAATTCATTGAGGTTGAGGAATTTCACTTTGTTTCTGATGTACTTGACCATCTCGATGATCTTCTCCTCTTGCCCGGGTATCACAGGTATCTCGATCCCGGTATCCCAGTCATATTTGTTCACTAGGTCAAGCCTGTTCCAGAATACCTTATCATATAGGTCAAGGTGCAGCCTTATCTCATCAAGCCTTGCTTTATGGAGCTTATCCAGTCTCTCCGTTGTCACAGACACTGGTGATGTATAGAGATGCACATGGAACTCCTTGCCGAATCTCCTTTTCATTGCCCTTATGAGTCTTGCTGTGCGATCGATCCTGGCAAGCGGATCCCCTCCTGTCATCCCCATGCCTTTTGAGTTGCATAGCTCTGCTTCCTTGATCACGCTGTTTATCATCTTTTTTTCGTCTTCATTCCCGGCTTCCCATTCATTTGCATATGTCACATCCTTGAATCTCTTCTTTTCTGAGACAGGGCAGTAATAGCAGTTGCGGGGGCAGACCCCTGTGACAAACATCACTAGTTTCTCACCGCGGACGCATTGCCGGCATCCTTTAGGCAGTTTGCCGACAAGTCTGGAATGGTATTTTGTCTTCCTTATCTTTCTTGTCTTTCTTTTTTTCATTGTTTTTCTTGTTTTTATCTTTGTTATTTTTCTCATCCGAAGAACCTCTGGTATGTCATGAACAGCTCATTCATCATGTCTTCTTGTGTAGACCCTTTCAGCTCTGCTATCTTCTTTGCTCCATCGACCGCAAATGCCGGTTCATTGAGCTTGTTCTTTTCAGGACCGAGATAAGGTGCATCTGTCTCTGTCATGAGATGGCTTGCAGGTATTGTCTTTGCCAGGTCTTGGAAGTGCTTGTCACGCACAATAGAAGGAGGTATCGAGAAATGGTATCCTGCATCGAATATTTTCTTTGCCAGCTTCAGGCTTCCGCCATAGCAGTGGAAGTCTGCTTTCTTGATCCTTGAGCTCTGCAGCATCTCAAATGCATCTTTCTCTGCTTTTCTGGTGTGTATGATCAATGGTTTCTTAATCTTTTCAGACAATTCAATTATCCTGCTGAACAGCTGCTTCTGCTTCTCCACAAAACTTGTGTCCCAGTGATAGTCCAGGCCGACCTCTCCTATTGCGATTATTCTGTCTTTCTGTTTCCTGATGAATCCGATGTCATCATCGATCTGGGCATCTGTCATGTCCTTGCATTCTAGTGGATAGAATCCCAGCGCTGCCTTGACAATCTCGTATTTCCCGCAGATGGCAAGTGTCTCCTGATTGCTCGCATAGTTTGTCCCATTATTGATTATGGCCTTTACTCCTGCTTTCCTGGCCCGCTCTATGACTGACTCTATTTTGCCTTCGAATTTTGCATCATCCAGATGGCAATGCACATCCACATACATCATATCACCAAGGCATTCAGAATGAGCTTTTATTTATAAATATGAAGAAAAAAAGAAAAAATTAGCTGATTACAGCTACTTCGCAGCTGCCAGAGCCTCGTTGATTGCTGCCTCGAATGCAGTATAAGGCTGCGCTCCTGAAAGCAGCTTGCCGTTGATGATGAATCCTGGTGTTCCTCTGATTCCTGCTGCCTGTCCGTCCTGCATGTCCTTTGCTGTCTCAGCTGCCATCTTGCCAGAGTCCAGGCATGAATTGAAATCATCAGTGTCAAGCCCTATGTCTGCTGCATACTGCTTGAATGAATCCACGCCGCCAGTGACTCCTGACTCGAATAGCTTGTCATGCATCTCCCAGTACATGTCCTGTTCTCCTGCGCACTCTGCAGCCTCTGCTGCCTTCTGTGCGTTCTGGTGGAACGAGAGCGGGAAATCCCTGAACACATATTTGACTTTGCCTGTCTTGACATAGTTGTCCATTATCTGGCCATATGTGTCTCTATAATACCTCCCGCAGAAAGGGCATTCGAATTCTGAGAATTCCACAATGGTTACTGGAGAATCCTTGTCTCCCTTGACTGTATCATCATCTACCAGTTTCTTCATGTCGATTGTTGGCTGGGTAGGGTTTGTTGGCTGGGTCGGCTGTGTAGGTTTTGCATCTGCATCATCATCCACAGCTGCAGTCCCTAGATCCATCTTTCCGGGCAGTCCATTCACCTGGAATATCAGGATGACCATCAGGAGGATTTGTACTCCTCCTATCCAGAATATTGCTTTGTCTGTATGTGTATGGTTTTTTTCATTTGAGGTATGCTTGTGTTCAGCATGTTCCTTTTTCTCATTTTTCTCTTCCATCTATACAACCTCCTAGATTATTTGATATCTCAATGCCTCCATTTATGATATTGGATTGGAGAACTATGTTTCATTATCTGAAACAATATATAAATGGTTCCGAAATGAAGACAAAACATTAATTAATAGGTTCTGACACCTATGCTTGTTGTTTCAAAATGCGTAACATAACACTTAAAGCCTATAAGAACCTTGGATTTGGCATCCTGACAGCTTCTCTTATCATAGCAATAGCCCTTACCATGCTTACTTACATATATCGTGATATGACCAGCGCAAATAAGGTTATTACATCATTATTGGACAACCATCTGACCATTCTTATCATAATGATCATCATCAGCATTGCATTCGGTTTCTTCTGGGCCCAGA
Above is a window of Candidatus Woesearchaeota archaeon DNA encoding:
- a CDS encoding radical SAM protein, whose product is MRKITKIKTRKTMKKRKTRKIRKTKYHSRLVGKLPKGCRQCVRGEKLVMFVTGVCPRNCYYCPVSEKKRFKDVTYANEWEAGNEDEKKMINSVIKEAELCNSKGMGMTGGDPLARIDRTARLIRAMKRRFGKEFHVHLYTSPVSVTTERLDKLHKARLDEIRLHLDLYDKVFWNRLDLVNKYDWDTGIEIPVIPGQEEKIIEMVKYIRNKVKFLNLNEFEISEDNIGEFLKRGLLTKNKVSYAVKGSEESAKKVLKYCAENTKLDVHYCTAKLKDKVQMTERIKRRAKNAKRRFDVMLEDGILYRGAFYPGSIKSRFHAIDLPKLRKAMVHIKKRYEIPNGMIELDQKRARILTSPLFIKELGENKEELGKIKKLGLIPALIKEYPTEDAFIVELVKY
- a CDS encoding thioredoxin domain-containing protein, which produces MEEKNEKKEHAEHKHTSNEKNHTHTDKAIFWIGGVQILLMVILIFQVNGLPGKMDLGTAAVDDDADAKPTQPTQPTNPTQPTIDMKKLVDDDTVKGDKDSPVTIVEFSEFECPFCGRYYRDTYGQIMDNYVKTGKVKYVFRDFPLSFHQNAQKAAEAAECAGEQDMYWEMHDKLFESGVTGGVDSFKQYAADIGLDTDDFNSCLDSGKMAAETAKDMQDGQAAGIRGTPGFIINGKLLSGAQPYTAFEAAINEALAAAK
- a CDS encoding TatD family hydrolase, whose protein sequence is MMYVDVHCHLDDAKFEGKIESVIERARKAGVKAIINNGTNYASNQETLAICGKYEIVKAALGFYPLECKDMTDAQIDDDIGFIRKQKDRIIAIGEVGLDYHWDTSFVEKQKQLFSRIIELSEKIKKPLIIHTRKAEKDAFEMLQSSRIKKADFHCYGGSLKLAKKIFDAGYHFSIPPSIVRDKHFQDLAKTIPASHLMTETDAPYLGPEKNKLNEPAFAVDGAKKIAELKGSTQEDMMNELFMTYQRFFG